In Romeriopsis navalis LEGE 11480, the following are encoded in one genomic region:
- the gmd gene encoding GDP-mannose 4,6-dehydratase — protein MTDRKRALITGITGQDGSYLSELLLEKGYEVHGIIRRTSTFNTDRIDHMYEDPHIEGAKLFLHYGDLTDGTMLGRIIEEVQPHEIYNLGAQSHVRVSFDSPEYTVDCVGMGVLRLLEAIRDYQQRTGNQVKYYQAGSSEMFGLVQAVPQSETTPFYPRSPYACAKVYGHWQTVNYRESYDMFACNGILFNHESPRRGETFVTRKITRAVARIVAGQQEKLFMGNLDAKRDWGYAKDYVRGMWMMLQHEMPDDYVLATGETHEVKEFLELAFNRVNLKWEDHVEFDPRYLRPTEVDLLIGDPSKAKQTLGWEPELSFVELVNLMVDADLRALGLESPTDMTIEHAIVR, from the coding sequence ATGACCGATCGCAAGCGCGCCCTAATCACAGGAATTACTGGCCAAGACGGTTCGTACTTGAGCGAACTGTTATTGGAGAAAGGCTATGAAGTCCACGGGATTATTCGTCGGACGTCGACGTTTAATACGGATCGAATTGATCACATGTATGAGGATCCCCATATTGAAGGTGCAAAACTGTTCTTGCACTATGGGGACCTAACGGACGGCACGATGCTGGGCCGGATTATTGAAGAGGTTCAGCCGCACGAGATTTATAACTTAGGTGCGCAGTCGCACGTGCGTGTCAGTTTCGATTCACCGGAGTACACGGTGGATTGTGTGGGGATGGGCGTGTTGCGTTTGCTCGAAGCGATTCGGGACTACCAACAGCGGACGGGGAATCAGGTGAAATATTACCAAGCGGGTTCTTCGGAGATGTTTGGTTTAGTCCAGGCGGTGCCGCAAAGTGAAACAACGCCGTTTTATCCGCGTAGTCCCTATGCCTGTGCGAAGGTTTATGGTCACTGGCAAACGGTAAACTATCGCGAGTCCTATGACATGTTTGCCTGCAACGGCATCTTGTTTAACCATGAGTCGCCGCGTCGTGGTGAGACGTTTGTGACGCGTAAGATTACGCGTGCTGTGGCGCGGATTGTGGCGGGTCAGCAAGAGAAGTTGTTTATGGGCAACTTGGATGCGAAGCGTGACTGGGGATATGCGAAGGATTATGTGCGCGGCATGTGGATGATGTTGCAGCATGAGATGCCGGATGACTATGTGTTAGCGACGGGCGAGACCCATGAAGTGAAAGAGTTCTTAGAGTTAGCGTTTAACCGGGTGAACTTGAAGTGGGAAGACCACGTTGAGTTTGACCCACGTTATTTGCGTCCGACGGAAGTGGATTTGCTGATTGGCGATCCGAGTAAGGCGAAGCAGACGCTGGGTTGGGAGCCGGAGCTGAGCTTTGTGGAGCTGGTGAATCTGATGGTGGATGCGGACCTGCGGGCGTTGGGTTTGGAATCGCCAACGGATATGACGATTGAGCATGCGATTGTGCG